The genome window tatccgtcccaccctaaaggccagtccgtgaaaatattttctgacattaaaccagtccgcagcccaaaaaaggttggggaccactgcagtaagGGATACTTCACTAGAAACTGAAGGTTTCTACCTCCCAAGGGACCCTCCCCAGCATGTTGCCTTTGCCTCCTTTGAGCAGCCTGGTCAACAAAGTGTTCCCAGGTGTCCGGgattctggggggagggggtggctaATAGCATAAATAGCTGGAGagacttccttttttgtgtgtattttttttctttttattaacattGAATATTATCAAACTTTTACATTGTCATAAATAGGCAAAAAAAAggtatcttgttttaatttgcatttccctgtttACCACTTAGGTGGTATATTTTTactgggttttaaaaaaaaattttatttatgattttaatttgtgtttgcaTAGatccaagtgtcccactgaatatatctccccccccacccccttattcccctcggccctcccatgccccctccccccaatgtcttctccccttcccttcaggatttgctgtcctgctctctataaggctgtgttatgtatatataatttcattaatctctttccctcctctgatcccatcttctcttctagaAGGGACTTCTTTTAAGTGAATTGaattacatttgtgtgtgtgtgtgatgaagtTCCCAAAAGACAAGGTTTCTTTAAAGAAAGAGTTCCATTGATGCACAGTATTACCATGTGTCCCCAGGCACCCACGGAGCAAAGATTTCATATCCCCCTTAGTTTTTGGCTGAACTGCCAACATCATCAGGTTGGCTGACCGGGCCCAGGTTATTACCAGATAAGCGGATGAGATGTGCTgtcatatttattgaatatagaataaattatattaaaaaaagagatgacaCTAGATCAATGCAGTAAGCTTTATTTTGTAGTtagctttaatttattttaaataagacagTGTTTTCACTGTCGGGCAGCATGCAAATTTAGGATCTTCATGGTTTGATGATTAATTTATAGGAGTTGAGTTCAGCTTCATGGTGatctaggaggaaaaaaaaacaaaattattttctattccttATGAGACTGTTATCTCGTTCACTCTTTATAGGAATTTTAGCAGATGGGTACTATTGTTACCTTcagtttacagatggagaaactgaggctcagagagtgtgCACCTCCCCTGTCGATATTTTTACCCATTTGGGCCCAGAGAGAGTTAAGAGTGTGGACTGTGCCCCTGTGATACCGCCTCCACCCTCCAATTCAAAAATACAAGGTCAGTTACCTCCTTCCTGGACTCAACTGCTTATTCACGAAGGTCCCTGCGGCGACGGCCAAAGGCTTTGGAGCCCACGTAGGTTGGCATAAAGTTGGTCTTCATTATGCCCCCAGACCTGCTCAGCAAGCTTGCCAGCTTACTGGTCACACAGGTGGCAGTGTTGCAGGCTCTCTTCTGGGGAGTGACACTGATTTACAGgatggagaaaaaagagaagacctATCAGTGTGAGGTTGAGGGGTGGCGGAATAGGAGAGCTTGCCCCAGGGGACCCATCATGATAAAATTACTGCTCTGAGAGATACCAATTAAACTTCAGGTTTTTCACCTAAACAGAAGAAAATCAGATCATTATGAAAACTGTTATCACTTCCCATGGATATCCCCAGTGCTGTTCCAGATATCCACTGCCACCAAAAAACCCACTAATATCAGCTGAAAGAGCAACCAGAGAACCATATGCGGTAACATAGAAAGGAAGCATGACCCAAGGCAGGGAAGTCATGCCCTGTGCTGAGCAGGTGTGTAACCTACATTTCATCCTCAGTCTCCTGCTCCCGCTCCCGCTCCGCATCACTGATCTTCTTCTGCACATACTCTTTCACCATCGCAGCCAGGATGATGCACAACTCGTCCTCTTCAAGTGAAGCAGGATCAATGCGGGTCTCCAAGAGCGCCCTGGGGAGGCTCTCCAGGGCATTCCTGGTAAAAAGCAATGAAAGCATTCTGTGGGGCTCAAAGCGGTATATGAAATTTACAATAAAGAGTATGGTATATCTGATTTCTATTTGTAAATTGTGTACAGCCCATCTTTATAtcataaaaatgtatatgaaggTTTACATACATAgacccctaccccccccccaagagcAGTCGCTGTACATTCAGCACCACATGGTTCAGATCCCACAGTGTTTGATCCCAGGGGCAGTGGGAGGGAGGTCCTGGCCAGCTGTCTTACCTCAGCGATGCTGCCTGGAGGACTCCTGCCTGGTACAGCACCAAGATGCCAAGAGCCAGGAAGGGGGAGTATTTCCAGAAGCCCATGACGACCTTCTGCAAGAAAAAAATGGTGTCACCCCTACAGCAGTAACACACGCCAGGTCTCCGTCGAAGACGGTCTCAATAGCGTTTTTCTATAATACAACCCAGAGCTGTCATCCCTTTGTGGGGCTTTTGCTCACACCTAGCGGTACAAGCAGGGAAAGGTAGGTAGAGAAGGCATTATCTCTGTGGTTGGATTCTCTGAGAAACTGAAGAGCCAAATTCAGCTCCGAATCCCAGCAGAGACCCCTGTAAGAACTGAGGTTAGCAGCAGCTTTAATTGGCACCCAGGACTTAATCTGGGAGAAGAGCACCCAGACTCACGACTGGGGCTTGCAGCTTAGGGCTGATGCCCTAGGTCTTTGCACCTATTTGCCGCCCACTTGCACTGGCCCAGATTCGGAACCGGTTTTCTGGGGTCCACCAGGTGGGAAACACGATCCGTGAGCGCCCAGTCTGCAGAGAGCTAGTCATGCATCCCGTTCTGAGCGCAGTGCCTGGGGTGTTCCAGCATCAGAGATCGGTCTAAACACGCGTGCAGGAAAAGACAGGAAGGAGCCTGGCGCTCCGGGCGGGAAGAGTGGAGCAGGGAGTACCCGAACTGGGACTGTTCCACGTTACCTGGGATAGGAGTCGGGGATGAATCGCAGACTAACAGGAATTGCGATGAAAAGACCCAGACAGAAGTAGACAGAGGCTTTAAGACTGGTAGGGAGTgatggaaagaggaaagggaggagaaggagagataaGTAGAACCACACAGCTAAGCAGGAGTCTCGGGGCTCACCTGGCAGCAGGTGGCGGCGGCCGCAGCGGGTTTGGTGTCCGGCGACGACACTTTGGAAGTGGCAGTGACACTCCAAGTGAGAAGTCGCACCGTTGCCTCCCAGCACCGGCGAGCGGCTCTTCTTATTCCCGCTGCTCCGGGTCCGGGGTGGTCCAGAGGCTCCGGGCGACCAATGAGAAGGCTCCTGTGCCTCAGACGGATTGTGTCACCACTTGCGTCCAGAACCTGTAGCATCCATCAGGATCATCCCACTTGTATTTGCATTGAGGTCATTgatggaaaggggaggagggaggagggtggtggGGGCCAAGAAAGACACCCACGAGCTGGAGGGGATTTTGAGGACAGTTTGATGTTATAGTACATTTTACTGGTTCAGTTTTATCCGGTTTTGAACGCGCATCTCAGTCCAGTCCCAAGTATGCGGTCTTGCAGGGCAGGGTCCAGGATCGCAGGGACCCCTGGCTCCCCAAAGTCTCACTCCAgactctcccccacacacacacacaagtgagaCTTGGAGGTTTAATGCATAGCAGTGTTGATTCTGGGTTCAGGTAGGGCGTCCGCTTCCCGATGCTGTAATCACCCACGGAGGACCTGGGCTCGAGACGGGCAGCGAGAGATGGAGGTGGGAACAAGAATTATTGTCAGACTGAACGCAATTTCGTCTGCACTTATTCCAGGCGGTAGGCTTACAGCCAAGAAACTTCTCAGTGAAAAGTTGACCCTTAACAACTTTGAACTGGGCAGGTCCAAATTATACTTGGGCTTTTTTTCATCTGACCCCGCGAAGTTTTCAGTTGACCCGTGCGTGCGATTGAGCACGGTTCGATTGACCTGCGCTAGTTCTTGGAGCCGCGCAGTAGTCTCGGGGCTGCTCAGCTGAAATTggagttgttcaagggtcaacccGCAGTTGGGAATCGGAGTGTGCGTAGGACCGATGGTAGTTATATATGAATTTCTGACTGAGCTAGACGTCGGTGCCTCAACTGCCGTGTTGTTTTATGGTCAATTATACGGATCTTcgaaatgtgaattatatctccgTCTTTAAGGAATGATGTCTTTAGTAGCCATGTGCCCTTCCCTTAGCTAGGTAGGGACGTGGAAAAGCGTTCTTGGTCCAGATGGGGGATTCCTTAAGATCGCGATCCATACTCAAGGACTCGCCATCTTGTGCCCCGTCCCGTGCTGGGTGGTCCGTCACGTGGGTAGAAAGGGCCGATGACCCACCAGGCCACAGCGGGAAGGGGCAAGGCAGAGATACTTCCCCAGCCTTCAAGCAGCCCCAGTCCTCTCCCTTtctacaccccccacccccgattCATCTCCTACGGCTCATCTGCTGCTGGAGCCATATGTCCAGCTGCCTTTGTTACTGATAGGCATTTGCCAAGGTGTCCCAACGGCGCGCGATTCTGTACCTGCACCTGCTTCTTCCGCACTACTGTTCTCCACTAGAGAGCAGAGCAGGCTAGACGGAGCTGAGAAGTCCCTACCGAGATGAAACTCGCAGTCACTTCCAGTCACACTCTTGCACACATACAGGTTCATTCCTTTCTCCAATTACCTGCCCACT of Saccopteryx bilineata isolate mSacBil1 chromosome 1, mSacBil1_pri_phased_curated, whole genome shotgun sequence contains these proteins:
- the LOC136320689 gene encoding calcitonin gene-related peptide 2-like encodes the protein MGFWKYSPFLALGILVLYQAGVLQAASLRALLETRIDPASLEEDELCIILAAMVKEYVQKKISDAEREREQETEDEIVTPQKRACNTATCVTSKLASLLSRSGGIMKTNFMPTYVGSKAFGRRRRDLRE